The following DNA comes from Hahella chejuensis KCTC 2396.
AAGCAATTTTATGCCTATAAATTTTTAGCGATAAGCCAAAGTTAGCTTATCGCGCTTTCGTGTTTTTATCCGTACTTATTATAAATCAATAAGTTGTGTGCCGGTGGTAAGCGGCATGACCTTTGCGAAGTATTTGAACGCCTGTGACTAAAAAAATAAAACCTTGAGGTATTCAGTATGAATCGGTACATCCGACTAATCTCTCTCACTCTTTCCGTTCTGTCCTTATCTGTGTTCTCGTCCGGCCTGCGCGCCGCTGAAGAGAAGAATTACATCATGGCGACCGCCAGCACGGGAGGCACTTACTATCCTGTAGGGGTTGCAATCGCCACCCTGACGAAAGTGAAGCTCCAACCCACCCACAAAATCGGCATCTCCGCCATCAGTTCCGCAGGGTCGGCGGAAAACATCAAGTTGATGCGTGATAACGAAGCCCAGTTCTCCATCCTGCAGGGACTTTTCGGCAAGTACGCCTGGGAAGGCTCCGGCGTCTTCGCCAATGAAGGCAAGCAGCGCAACGTCCGCTCCATCACCATGTTATGGCAGAACGTGGAGCATTTCGTGCTGGACAACGAATACGTCAAAACCGGCACTATCAGCGATCTGGTTAACGCCAAGGGCGAACGCCTGGCTTTGGGCTCCAAGAACTCCGGCACCATTGAGTCTAATCGCACTATCCTGGCTAACTTCGGCCTGGATCTGGATAAAGACTTTGACCTCCTGTACGCAGGCTACGGTCCCAGCAGTCAGGCGCTGCAAGACGGTAAAGTAGTGGGCATGGGGACGCCGGCTGGCGTTCCGGTTGGCGCGGTGATTAACGCTTTCGCCCAGCGTACCGACATTACCTTGCTGTCCTTCACGCCAGAGCAAATCCAGCAGGCGGACAATGGTTTCGATCTATGGACGCCTTTCACCGTGAAAGCTGGCGTATATCCAGGCGTGAATAAAGATATCGTTACTATCGCCCAGCCGAACTTCCTGGCGGTGCGTGATGATATTGATGAAGAAACAGTGTATCTGCTTACCAAAGCGATATACGAAAACCTCCCTTTCCTGAACAGCATCCATAAAGCCACCAGCGATATGGCGCTGGAGAAAGCGATCGCCGGCCTGCCGATTCCGTTGCACCCCGGCGCGATTCGCTACTACAAAGAGCAAGGATTGAATATTCCAGACCGGCTGATGAAATAACAGCCTCCATATCTGAGTCACAACGGGGGATGCGTCCCCCGCTTACTTTGGAGATTTGTAATGAGTCAGTCTGCGACGGAGTGGAGTCAGCTCCGTGACAGCCGCGTGTTTTTTTATGCGGCCGTCGTTGTATCCCTGATCCATATCGTTATCAACATGACCGGCTGGATCAGCGGTTTTTGGCCTAATGTCATTCACTTTATCGGTTTCGCCTGGTTATGCGTGGGCTGGTATGTCGCCAGAGACGCCTCAAAGAAGCTAAAGCTATTCAATTACTCGCTGGCGGCGGCCACCACAGCGGCGACGCTTTGGCTGTTTTTCAGCGAGGATACGATTTATGAGCGTGGTTTCCATCTGACCTGGGCGGACTGGATGGCCGGCTGTGTGGTGGTGTTGGCGTCGCTGGAATTGACCCGGCGCATGGCTGGCTGGTTGATACCCACGCTGATTATTATCGCGCTGGGCTATGTCGCGTGGTGGGGGCAATACCTTCCCGGGGTATTCCGCTTCAGCGGGTTGAGTCTTGAAACCATCATGTTTCGCAGTCTTTTCGGCGATGACGGCATGTTCGGAAGCATCGCGACGATTTCTTCCAGCTTCGTGATGATGTTTATCTTGTTCGGCGCTTTCCTGGTGCGCTCAGGCGCTGGGGATTTCATTATCGATCTGGCCAAACGCTCTGCAGGCAAGATGCACGGCGGGCCCGGTCTAATCGCGGTTATCGCTTCCGGTCTCACAGGCACGATTTCCGGTTCTGCTGTGGCTAATACCGCCTCGACCGGCGTTATTACCATTCCTTTGATGAAAAAGGCGGGGTATTCGCCGCGCTTTTCCGCCGGCGTGGAAGCCGCCGCCTCTACCGGAGGGCAACTTATGCCGCCGATCATGGGCGCAGGCGCGTTTGTCATGGCCAACTATACTCAGATTCCGTACACGGACATCGTGGTCGTGTCGTTCCTGCCAGCGCTGCTGTATTTCCTGACGATCGCGGCTTTTGTGCGACTCCAGGCGAAAAAAGAAGGATTGAAGCCTATTGAGGAAGGCAGCCCGGAACCGTTGTCGGTGTTGATGAAACGGGGCGGATACTCATTTCTTATACCTATCGTGTTGCTGATCGGTCTGCTCATATGGGGATTGAGTCCTACCTACGCGGCGGGGTTCGCGATCCTGGCGGTGATTGCGGCGTCCTGGCTGACGCCCAACCGCATGGGCTTCACGGCGATTTGCGACGCGCTGGCTTTAGGCGCCAAGAATATGGTGATGACGGCGCTGCTGCTGATCAGCGTGGGACTGCTTGTAAACGTGGTGGCCACGACCGGAATCGGCAACACTTTTTCATTCATGATTGTGCAATGGGCGGGCGGACAGCTGTGGATTGCTATCTTGTTGATCGCTCTGGCCTCGCTGGTATTGGGGATGGGGCTGCCAGTGACGGCGGCCTATATCATGGTCGCGACCATCGCTGCGCCGGCGTTACAACAACTGATTCTGCAAAACCAGTTGGTGGATTTGCTGGTGGCCGGGCAACTGCCTGAGACTGCGCGAGTGACGTTGCAGTTTATGGCGGGGGTGACGGACGTTGATCTCAGCCAGCCTATTCCTTACGATCAAGCCGCCGCGCTGGTGGGGGGCATCAGCCGGGATATCCTGCCGACGCTGCTGGATGTGGCGATTGCGCCGGAAATGATTACCTTAGCGTTGTTGTCCGCGCACATGATCATCTTCTGGTTGTCGCAGGACAGTAACGTCACGCCGCCCGTGTGTCTGACCGCTTTCACGGCGGCCGCCATCGCCAAGACCTCGCCGATGGCGGCCGGGCTGTCCGCCTGGAGCCTGGCGAAAGCCTTGTATATCGTTCCGTTCCTGTTCGCCTACACGCCGTTTTTGAGCGGTGATTGGGGGGAGGCGCTGCAGATCTTCGTGTTCTCGGCATTTGGCCTGTACGCTTTCGCCGCTGTGTTTGTGGGATGGCTGGGACAGGCCCTTAATCCGGTTATGCGTCTGCTGGTCTTTGTCGCCGCACTGTTGTTGTTGTGGCCGCTTTCGCTGTGGTGGCATCTTGGCGGACTGGGCATGTTAATCGCACTGCGTTTACTAAACCGCACACGCCGCTCTTCAGGGGACGCGCCGCGTATTCAGACGCAGTAATCCCTACGCCCTCTATACCGAAACGAGGGCGTTCTCCCGTTTCACACTAAGCCAGGGACGGCTTCAATTCTCCGACGCCGGAGAGTCTCCCGTTTCAACGCTTTTACTCTTTTTCACGACGCTGTATTCTCGACCGAATCAATTCGTATGACAGCGGACGCCAGATGCGGCCGCTTTACATGAAACATGGCGTACGCCTTTTTCAATGCGAGGCGGCGACAACCTCAAGGGAAGCACTTATGTCCAAAACAACCATCAGCACGGGCGCGATTCTGTTTCAAAGCGGTGAAGCAGGCGACAAGAAAGCGACCCCGGCCAATCAACCTTGTCACATCGTGGTGCTAGCGGATTTCAGCGGTCGCGGTCATCGCGGCGCACATGAGCCGGAAAGCCTGGCGAGACGCAAAGTCATCGAAGTGGACCGGGATAACTTTGATGAAGTCTTTGAACAGTTGAAAGTCGAGCTGGATATCCCTGTTATTGATGATGTCATTCGCTTTCGCGAGCTGGATGATATGCACCCGGATTTCATCTATGACCGCACCGCGCTGTTTGAGAAGTTCAAAAGCCTGAAACGTCGTCTCAAGAGTAACGATACCTTTCAGGCGGCGGCGGACGAAATCCGCGGCTGGAATGGCGTCGCGCCGAAAGCGGAGACGCCTGCCATGGAGGCTAAACCGTCGAGTGCGGGCGCCTCCAGTGACAGCGGTTCTTTGCTGGAAAGCCTGTTGGATAGCACATCTGGCCTTCAACGCTCCAGTAACGCCTTTGATGTGCGCACGCTGGTGCAGGAAATCTTTGCGCCCTATGTGAGCCAGGGACCGGACCCACGCCAGCAGGAAATGCTGGAGGCTGTGGACCAGGCCGCCAGCGATCTGATGCGCAAGATCATGCATCACAGCGCTTTCCATGCTTTGGAAGCGAGCTGGCGCGGACTGTATCTGCTGGTGCGCAGGCTGGAGACGGACGCGAACCTGCGCGTTTTCATCGTCGATGCGACGCGTCAGGAGTTGGTAGCTGACGCGAACGCCGCGGAATCCATTGACGAAACAGGGCTGTACAAGTTGCTGGTGGAGAAACGCAGCGCCAGCGGCGCTACGCCATTCAGTATGATCCTTGCTGATTATGCCTTTGGGCCGGAGTCGGACTCTCTGAACTTTCTGTCCACCCTGGCGGGTTCCGCGCATGTCGTCGGAGCCGCGGCGTTGACTGGCGGGTCCGCAACGTTGGCGGGATGTGGAAATCTGGCGGAGACGCCTGATCCAGACGACTGGAAGGACGTCGTTGATGCGGAATTCTCCGAACAATGGAAATCGGTGAGGGAGCAGGTTAGCGCCGGCAGCCTGGCGATGGTGGCGCCGCGAGTATTGCTGCGCATGCCTTATGGCAAGCGCACCTCCCGTACGGAACGCTTTGATTTTGAGGAGCTGCCGGAGCGTAATCGTCACGCTTTTTATTTGTGGGGTAACGGCGCCTGGCTGGCGGTAATGCTTTTGGCGCAGCACTACACCGATTTCGGCTGGAAATTTGCGCCAGGCAGGAAACAGCAGGTCGATCGCTTGCCTTTGCATGTCTACAGCGAAGACGGGGAGTCAGTGGTGACGCCCTGCGCGGAGATCAATATCACCGATTCGGCAGTGAGAGCATTGAGCCAGGCCGGCCTCATGGCGGTGCGCTCCATTGTGGGTAAGGACAGCGTATTAATTCCGAACTTCCGCTCGATTTCAGCGGTAAATCCCGACCTTACCGGACCCTGGAACGAGTGAGTAGATAATAGTCCGACACCTGGGGAAGGGAGCTCAGATTCCCTTCCTGTCATGTCGACAAATTTGAGGATGAGTAGTAAGCGGTGGTATGAAAATAAGAGTATTGAGCGATCTTCATTTGGAGTTTGAGGACTTTGCGCTCGATGTCGGCGACGCGGACGCGCTTGTCCTGGCTGGAGATATCCATGTCGGCGACAAAGGCGTGCGTTGGGCCTTAGAGCAGACTCCGGCGAAGCCAGTCATTTATGTATTGGGAAACCATGAGTATTACCGACATATTTACCCCAAACTAGCTCGAAAATTACGAGAGATGACCCAGGGAACGCATGTTCATGTCCTGGAGAACGAGTTTGTGGAAGTCGATGGCGTCGTCTTCTTCGGCTGTACGTTATGGACAGACTTTGAATTGCTCTGCGATCCGCGCGTGGCGGGTTTTGAGTGCCAACAGATGATGAGCGATTTTCGGAAAATCCGCAGAGAGCCGGGTTACTCCAAAATCCGCTCATTGGATCTGGCGGTGATCCATACCCGCTCGCTGCACTGGCTAAAAGGCGCGTTCGCTCTTTGCGACGAGACGCATCCAGACAGCCGGCGCGTCGTCGTCACTCATCATGCGCCAAGCAGCCATTCTCTGCCGCTGTACAGGAAAAACCATATTGTCAGCTCAGCATACGCCTCCAATCTGGAGCCTGTGATTGAATCCTTGCAGCCGAACCTGTGGATTCATGGCCATCTGCATAACAGCAGTGATTACCACATAGGATCAAGCCGGGTAGTATGCAATCCCCGAGGCTACCCCGGCGAACGCAATCCGGACTTTGATCCGGCTTTCACTATCAGCCTTTAATATTAATCAGGCAGCCAAATAGCTTCCTTCTATTTGGCTGCAACGCCAGGGCCTGCACATGTCAGGCCCTGTCTCCCGCGGCTAGCCGCCGCGCAGGCGCATCCATGCGCCTGATATGAACATGCTAATATCATTGCCATGTTAATAACTTCATCAACGGAAGCTGGTCTCTTGGAGCGAACAGTATTGTGTCGCTCTGCATTGAATCGCTGCAAAAACAGATCAGGTTTATTTAAGTGAAAAAATATATGAGAAACTTATTACTGACACTCCTTCTAACGAGTGGCGTGACGAATGCCAATGCAGGGGAATGCGTTAACCTGAACAGCCTTCCTTCCAGCAATATTGATAATGAAAGGCTCATAATCGTTTCTGAAAGCATTGCGCTATGTCCTCAGGAAGAGATCATCCTCGGCGTTCGGTTCAAGCTAAAAGCGTCAAATATTACGCTGGACTGCGGCGGCAACACCTTTGACGGAACTATTCCTTCAACCTCTGAAAAAACTTCCAGAGCCCTGGACTCGGCGGCGGCATTGGAGGATGTGACCATTGAGAACTGCGTATTCAAGAATTATCAAAAAGGGCTGCTTCTGACGCCGGCGACACTAGGTATCGGCGGCGCGGATTACACAACCGGGCTTAAACGGTTTCGGGTAAAAAATGTCGCGGTCAGGGACATCGGAGTCTATGACGCCAACAATCCGCTAGGAGGGGAAGGCGTCATTGTCGGCGCATACAGCCAGGATTTCTTGATTGATAGTGTGGTCGTTGAAAATACAAGACTGTCAGGGATCTACCTGGAGGCATACAGCGTTCGAACGCGGGTGGCTAACTCCAGTTTTATTCATAATGGATTCTCCGGCAGCGCTTCCGGGCGTGAAGCCATCGCAATCGACGCCTCCTCTGAGAACGTCATTTCCAACAACTTGTTTAAAGACAATAAGTACGCAGCGATAGCAACCTATAAAAATTGCGGCGAGGCTGGCGTTACACGGACTATGCATGCGAATGACAACCTCATTGAACGCAATACGTTTAGCTATCACGACAACTACAACGGCGGCGCGGCGATTATTATTGCTGCGCGACAGGCGGCTGCGTTATCCGGCTGCTCGGACGATGCGATGCCGGGATACGGCAACCGATACTTTGATTACTCCAGACACAATGTCATAAGGGAAAATGCGTTTGTAAACAATGTCGCCTCTATAAAGGTAATGGACAGCTTTCAAACCATTTCCGGCAATACCTTTCACGGCACAAGCTGGAACGATCTGAGCGACCCGAATGTAAAACACAAATTGGTGTATGACGCTGTCGTCGGGAACGCGCAACTGGCGGAGCTAGGCTCTCCAGTCATTGGCGTCAGCATTCTCGATAATATCACTCGCACTTCAACGACAAATGTAAGTGGCAAGACGTTTGTGCTTAATCATGGCGCCGCTGCCGCGTTTGCGGGGAACCGGGATCAAAACTACCACTGCCTTCCCGAAGAAAAAAGTCCGGGGAATGCCTGCGCGGAGCTGGAGACGCTACCTCCGCCTAACCGATGTGAGGTCGCGGTAACCAAGTGTCCTGCACACCCGCGGGAGAACTGGCTGGATGCAACCTATGGCTCCAACGTGATTCAGTCCACATGCGCGGCCAGAGCCAGGCAGCTCTGGGATTGGTGTCGTCTTGATGATTCTGATTCTTACTCTGTGACGACAGAGTTCTTCAGAAATAATGTTTCTCTTGAGACGACAACATACAACGGCGCAAAGCGCTAAATAAAAGGGGGGGCGCCTGGACGGCGATAAGCTGCGGAAGTCAGGGCCTGGCGCGTGCGGGTCCTGTTGTTTCAGGCAAACGGAAGGGCGCTATGCCTCTACTGGATTAATGGTTAGGGCGATCTTGTTGTGAATATTGATGTGATTGATTACGACTCCCAGTACGCCGAAGCGGTCGCGGATTTATTTCACGGGGCGGTGCATGGCGTTGACTCGCAGATGTATACGCCTGCGCAAAAGGAGGCGTGGGCGCCGACGCCGCCTGATTATGATCGGTGGAAAGCCCGGCTGGATGTCAAAAAACCATTCTTGGCGTTGAGCAATGGGCGTCTGCTTGGCTTTATCGAGCTGGAAGCTGACGGCCATATCGATTGCCTGTATACCCATGTGAAATGTCAACGGCGTGGGGTGGCGACTCAGCTCTATCAGCGGCTTGAACGGGAGGCGACTGACGCAGGTATGACGCGCCTTTATGTCGAAGCATCAAGGGCTGCGCGCCCCTTTTTCGAGTCAAAAGGCTTTGTAACGACGCAACTTAATGAAATACAACGCAACGGTCAGATACTGGTTAATTTCACAATGGAAAAGAAGTTAACAAAACGCTAGCACATTTGGTTTTTTTATATCCATTTGATCTTATCGTCGTTATTTACAGAGTAAATCCTTTACTAAACTGTAAATAATGGCGCCGCATAAATAGTGCTTTTTGGATTTTGCGCCCAAACGGACGAGAACAGCCCGCATATTTATTCACGCCAGAACAACATATCCGTCGCAGCCCGAAGTCATGCGCAGTGAAGCGCCAAGAGGCGAGTCGGCGGGAAGTATCCTCAGAGGGGGGAGTGGACATGGCGGAAGCACCCGTATCATCGTCAGATAAGACCCGTTTAGGGGACCTGTTGCTTGAGCGGAATCTCATCACCCAGGAGCAACTGGAAAGGGCGATGTCTTTGCAGAAGGCATCCCATAAGAAGCTGGGTGAGATCCTGGTCGAAGAACATTTGGTGTCAGACCGGCAAATACGGCGCACTCTTAAGATTCAACGTAATTTACGACGCACCGTACTGACATCCGTTTTAACTTTGTCGCCGTTATTCCTTGCAGGGTGCGGGGGGGCGACGCCGGCCAGCGCTGCGCCAAAAACACAGACTTCGACGGAGAGTTCCATCACTGTTTCAGAAACGGAACTGAGCGGCGATACGGTACTGGATTCGTCTTACACCACTTCTACTAAGGGCGGTAAAGGCGGGACCAAAGGAGGAGGTGGAAGGTGGGGGGATGGCTCCAACAACAGCACTACTGACACCTCCACGGACACTTCCGGGACCACGACGACAACTCAAGACCCCTTTAGTCCCACCACCAATACCTCTGGCGCCACCCAGTCATCAGATCCGTTCAGTCCTTCAGACACGACTACCGACACCAGCCAGACTACGGACCCCTTTAGTCCTACAACGGATACGACTGCATCGAGTAGCAATCAGACGACTGACTCCGGCCAGACGGATACGGGCGACACGACGTTGGCCCCAGATACGTCCACTCAGGACCCGACGACTGACCAGACCCAGTCAGATGACGTGAACATTGTTATTTCCTTGCCGCCAGCCTCGCAATCCGCCGCGGTAGGCTCCTCTGTCACCTTGAACGTCAGCGCCAGCGGCAATAATACGCTCTATTATCAATGGCGTAAAAACGGGCAGAACATTCCTGATGCGGTCACCTCCAGCTATACCATTACCAATGTGAGCGAAGCGGACGCCGGCAGTTATGACGTCATGATTGGCAATGAGAGCGGCGTTGTGATTAGTGATGCGGCGACGCTGGATGTCGTGATCGATCGCACTGCTTTGTTGAGTTGGACGCCACCGGCGACCCGCGAAGACGGCAGCGTGCTCGCGGCATCGGAAATTCAACTTTATCGTATTTATCATCTGTCTGAAGACGGTTCCGTGGAGACGGTATATGAAGCGGCGCCGGATGAAATCAGCTTCTCCTTCGATAACCTGCCCGTAGGCACCCATTACTTTGCCGTTTCGGCAGTGGATGTGAATGGGCTGGAAAGCGACACCTCAGATATTGTGACGAAAAAAGTCTTATAAAAACCAAGGGCGGAGTATCCGCCCTTTTTGCTTCCCTTACTTCTATTGATCAGGCAGACAAATAGCTTCCTTCTATTTGTCTGCAACGACGTGGCCTGCACATGTCAGGCCACGTCTCCCGCGGCTAGCC
Coding sequences within:
- a CDS encoding TAXI family TRAP transporter solute-binding subunit — its product is MNRYIRLISLTLSVLSLSVFSSGLRAAEEKNYIMATASTGGTYYPVGVAIATLTKVKLQPTHKIGISAISSAGSAENIKLMRDNEAQFSILQGLFGKYAWEGSGVFANEGKQRNVRSITMLWQNVEHFVLDNEYVKTGTISDLVNAKGERLALGSKNSGTIESNRTILANFGLDLDKDFDLLYAGYGPSSQALQDGKVVGMGTPAGVPVGAVINAFAQRTDITLLSFTPEQIQQADNGFDLWTPFTVKAGVYPGVNKDIVTIAQPNFLAVRDDIDEETVYLLTKAIYENLPFLNSIHKATSDMALEKAIAGLPIPLHPGAIRYYKEQGLNIPDRLMK
- a CDS encoding TRAP transporter permease → MSQSATEWSQLRDSRVFFYAAVVVSLIHIVINMTGWISGFWPNVIHFIGFAWLCVGWYVARDASKKLKLFNYSLAAATTAATLWLFFSEDTIYERGFHLTWADWMAGCVVVLASLELTRRMAGWLIPTLIIIALGYVAWWGQYLPGVFRFSGLSLETIMFRSLFGDDGMFGSIATISSSFVMMFILFGAFLVRSGAGDFIIDLAKRSAGKMHGGPGLIAVIASGLTGTISGSAVANTASTGVITIPLMKKAGYSPRFSAGVEAAASTGGQLMPPIMGAGAFVMANYTQIPYTDIVVVSFLPALLYFLTIAAFVRLQAKKEGLKPIEEGSPEPLSVLMKRGGYSFLIPIVLLIGLLIWGLSPTYAAGFAILAVIAASWLTPNRMGFTAICDALALGAKNMVMTALLLISVGLLVNVVATTGIGNTFSFMIVQWAGGQLWIAILLIALASLVLGMGLPVTAAYIMVATIAAPALQQLILQNQLVDLLVAGQLPETARVTLQFMAGVTDVDLSQPIPYDQAAALVGGISRDILPTLLDVAIAPEMITLALLSAHMIIFWLSQDSNVTPPVCLTAFTAAAIAKTSPMAAGLSAWSLAKALYIVPFLFAYTPFLSGDWGEALQIFVFSAFGLYAFAAVFVGWLGQALNPVMRLLVFVAALLLLWPLSLWWHLGGLGMLIALRLLNRTRRSSGDAPRIQTQ
- a CDS encoding type VI secretion system contractile sheath domain-containing protein: MSKTTISTGAILFQSGEAGDKKATPANQPCHIVVLADFSGRGHRGAHEPESLARRKVIEVDRDNFDEVFEQLKVELDIPVIDDVIRFRELDDMHPDFIYDRTALFEKFKSLKRRLKSNDTFQAAADEIRGWNGVAPKAETPAMEAKPSSAGASSDSGSLLESLLDSTSGLQRSSNAFDVRTLVQEIFAPYVSQGPDPRQQEMLEAVDQAASDLMRKIMHHSAFHALEASWRGLYLLVRRLETDANLRVFIVDATRQELVADANAAESIDETGLYKLLVEKRSASGATPFSMILADYAFGPESDSLNFLSTLAGSAHVVGAAALTGGSATLAGCGNLAETPDPDDWKDVVDAEFSEQWKSVREQVSAGSLAMVAPRVLLRMPYGKRTSRTERFDFEELPERNRHAFYLWGNGAWLAVMLLAQHYTDFGWKFAPGRKQQVDRLPLHVYSEDGESVVTPCAEINITDSAVRALSQAGLMAVRSIVGKDSVLIPNFRSISAVNPDLTGPWNE
- a CDS encoding metallophosphoesterase; protein product: MKIRVLSDLHLEFEDFALDVGDADALVLAGDIHVGDKGVRWALEQTPAKPVIYVLGNHEYYRHIYPKLARKLREMTQGTHVHVLENEFVEVDGVVFFGCTLWTDFELLCDPRVAGFECQQMMSDFRKIRREPGYSKIRSLDLAVIHTRSLHWLKGAFALCDETHPDSRRVVVTHHAPSSHSLPLYRKNHIVSSAYASNLEPVIESLQPNLWIHGHLHNSSDYHIGSSRVVCNPRGYPGERNPDFDPAFTISL
- a CDS encoding right-handed parallel beta-helix repeat-containing protein — translated: MTNANAGECVNLNSLPSSNIDNERLIIVSESIALCPQEEIILGVRFKLKASNITLDCGGNTFDGTIPSTSEKTSRALDSAAALEDVTIENCVFKNYQKGLLLTPATLGIGGADYTTGLKRFRVKNVAVRDIGVYDANNPLGGEGVIVGAYSQDFLIDSVVVENTRLSGIYLEAYSVRTRVANSSFIHNGFSGSASGREAIAIDASSENVISNNLFKDNKYAAIATYKNCGEAGVTRTMHANDNLIERNTFSYHDNYNGGAAIIIAARQAAALSGCSDDAMPGYGNRYFDYSRHNVIRENAFVNNVASIKVMDSFQTISGNTFHGTSWNDLSDPNVKHKLVYDAVVGNAQLAELGSPVIGVSILDNITRTSTTNVSGKTFVLNHGAAAAFAGNRDQNYHCLPEEKSPGNACAELETLPPPNRCEVAVTKCPAHPRENWLDATYGSNVIQSTCAARARQLWDWCRLDDSDSYSVTTEFFRNNVSLETTTYNGAKR
- a CDS encoding GNAT family N-acetyltransferase, which gives rise to MNIDVIDYDSQYAEAVADLFHGAVHGVDSQMYTPAQKEAWAPTPPDYDRWKARLDVKKPFLALSNGRLLGFIELEADGHIDCLYTHVKCQRRGVATQLYQRLEREATDAGMTRLYVEASRAARPFFESKGFVTTQLNEIQRNGQILVNFTMEKKLTKR
- a CDS encoding immunoglobulin domain-containing protein translates to MAEAPVSSSDKTRLGDLLLERNLITQEQLERAMSLQKASHKKLGEILVEEHLVSDRQIRRTLKIQRNLRRTVLTSVLTLSPLFLAGCGGATPASAAPKTQTSTESSITVSETELSGDTVLDSSYTTSTKGGKGGTKGGGGRWGDGSNNSTTDTSTDTSGTTTTTQDPFSPTTNTSGATQSSDPFSPSDTTTDTSQTTDPFSPTTDTTASSSNQTTDSGQTDTGDTTLAPDTSTQDPTTDQTQSDDVNIVISLPPASQSAAVGSSVTLNVSASGNNTLYYQWRKNGQNIPDAVTSSYTITNVSEADAGSYDVMIGNESGVVISDAATLDVVIDRTALLSWTPPATREDGSVLAASEIQLYRIYHLSEDGSVETVYEAAPDEISFSFDNLPVGTHYFAVSAVDVNGLESDTSDIVTKKVL